A genomic region of Brevibacillus sp. JNUCC-41 contains the following coding sequences:
- a CDS encoding DUF3238 domain-containing protein gives MKKLIVHYSFPRLKVGGVTFTARHSLLALGLAGIAYLISNKRKHQEVFKTASLMCKIERNEDSIKLMWPDEGGFYRAFRGQELIYSGPEPRMADQGLTPGTIYTYTIDSLNEKKQTVNRMKIQTSTTAENKKEDNILLDLVFTTIVAKGQASLEWEPIKGIKEYRVYRNGVDIGKVGGCSFSDRGISDEQEYTYTIKAKRPLPRSEQESYAVKSLVASIVGAVKKGSSQAQAAIEEITNTKKIGPVKQLLHSVENDADGKKKRNWQLRYSTFLPEGWLKNPNLASKVPYFKGDNRWFDPESSRFRTRVDVYIHEKESEAEIECTKAVGKSEAYNHDGDFLEEGVASDEAIVVKRILSNHEKTTIQLTHSVGNPIIISPAVDYKVIGTFYRNGEINIAGYHDQAPHHEVYLKEADEQNWESLHLAENKGLEMMAHPTANHLWRYSTFTQ, from the coding sequence ATGAAGAAGTTGATTGTCCATTATTCATTTCCCCGTTTAAAAGTAGGCGGAGTTACATTCACTGCACGGCATTCATTGCTTGCTCTTGGTCTTGCAGGCATCGCTTATCTCATTTCCAATAAGAGGAAGCATCAAGAGGTATTCAAAACGGCTTCATTGATGTGTAAGATCGAACGGAATGAAGATTCCATAAAGCTTATGTGGCCAGATGAAGGTGGTTTCTATCGGGCATTCAGGGGGCAAGAGCTGATTTACAGCGGCCCGGAGCCAAGGATGGCAGATCAGGGACTGACTCCAGGAACCATCTATACGTACACGATAGATAGCTTGAATGAAAAAAAGCAGACAGTGAACAGGATGAAAATACAGACATCAACGACCGCTGAGAATAAAAAAGAGGATAATATCCTTTTGGATTTGGTATTCACCACGATTGTCGCGAAAGGCCAAGCCAGCCTGGAATGGGAGCCCATCAAGGGAATAAAAGAGTATCGGGTTTACCGAAACGGCGTGGATATTGGGAAAGTGGGTGGATGTTCCTTCAGTGACCGGGGTATTAGTGATGAGCAGGAATACACATATACCATTAAAGCAAAGCGGCCCCTTCCGCGTTCAGAGCAGGAGTCCTATGCCGTGAAATCCCTTGTAGCGAGTATTGTCGGAGCCGTAAAAAAAGGTTCATCCCAAGCACAGGCAGCGATCGAGGAAATAACGAATACAAAAAAGATAGGACCTGTAAAACAACTTTTGCATTCAGTTGAAAACGACGCGGATGGTAAAAAGAAAAGAAATTGGCAACTGCGCTATTCCACCTTTTTACCGGAAGGTTGGCTGAAGAACCCCAATCTTGCCTCAAAGGTTCCCTATTTTAAAGGAGACAACCGCTGGTTTGATCCTGAATCATCCCGTTTCCGGACTAGGGTCGATGTGTACATTCACGAAAAGGAAAGTGAAGCCGAGATTGAATGTACCAAAGCAGTCGGGAAAAGTGAGGCCTACAATCATGATGGGGATTTCCTTGAAGAAGGAGTGGCCTCTGATGAAGCCATTGTAGTGAAGCGCATATTATCCAATCATGAGAAAACGACGATTCAGCTGACACACTCCGTAGGCAACCCAATCATCATTTCTCCTGCCGTGGATTATAAAGTGATCGGGACCTTTTACCGAAATGGCGAAATCAATATAGCCGGCTATCATGATCAGGCACCGCATCACGAGGTCTACCTAAAGGAGGCAGATGAACAGAACTGGGAATCCCTGCACTTAGCGGAAAACAAAGGGCTTGAAATGATGGCGCATCCTACGGCCAACCATTTATGGAGATATTCCACATTTACACAATGA
- the gsiB gene encoding glucose starvation-inducible protein GsiB, with product MTNNNDKMSREEAGRKGGETTAKNHDKEFYQEIGQKGGEATSGNHDKEFYQEIGQKGGEATSENHDKEFYQEIGQKGGEATSENHDKEFYQEIGQKGGEATSENHDKEFYQEIGEKGGEARANQRDGSDDGKMSREEAGRKGGEKSRR from the coding sequence ATGACTAACAACAATGATAAAATGAGTCGTGAAGAAGCAGGCCGTAAGGGTGGAGAAACAACAGCGAAAAATCATGATAAGGAATTCTATCAAGAGATTGGCCAAAAAGGCGGAGAAGCGACATCCGGAAATCATGATAAGGAATTCTATCAAGAGATTGGTCAAAAAGGCGGAGAAGCAACATCCGAAAATCATGATAAGGAATTCTATCAAGAGATTGGCCAAAAAGGCGGAGAAGCAACATCCGAAAATCATGATAAGGAATTCTATCAAGAGATTGGCCAAAAAGGCGGAGAAGCGACATCCGAAAATCATGATAAGGAATTCTATCAGGAGATCGGCGAAAAAGGCGGAGAGGCACGGGCCAATCAACGAGATGGTTCCGATGATGGAAAAATGAGCCGTGAAGAAGCAGGACGCAAAGGCGGGGAAAAAAGCCGCCGTTAA
- a CDS encoding KGG domain-containing protein, producing the protein MTNNNEKMSREEAGRKGGEATAKKHDKEFFQEIGQKGGEATSENHDKEFYQEIGKKGGEARGDQRDGSDD; encoded by the coding sequence ATGACTAACAACAATGAAAAAATGAGCAGGGAAGAAGCTGGCCGCAAAGGCGGGGAAGCAACAGCAAAAAAACATGATAAGGAATTTTTCCAAGAGATTGGTCAAAAAGGCGGAGAGGCCACTTCCGAAAATCATGATAAGGAATTCTATCAGGAAATTGGCAAAAAGGGCGGAGAGGCTCGAGGCGATCAACGTGATGGGTCCGATGATTGA
- a CDS encoding YvrJ family protein: MDQILPFVSDIGFPIIVTLYLLHRIETKLDTLNETLVELPDRLREGIPKSG, encoded by the coding sequence GTGGATCAAATCCTGCCATTTGTCAGTGATATTGGGTTCCCGATCATCGTCACCCTTTATTTGCTTCATAGGATTGAAACGAAATTGGATACTTTGAATGAAACCCTTGTAGAGCTGCCAGATCGCCTGCGAGAAGGGATTCCCAAGTCAGGTTAA
- a CDS encoding DUF2922 domain-containing protein has protein sequence MAKVLELIFVTEEGKSATISVDNPKEPVEVNTVKLAMEKIIAGNVFVTSSGDFVDLKAARLVERNVEEVELI, from the coding sequence ATGGCTAAAGTACTGGAATTGATTTTCGTTACGGAGGAAGGAAAATCAGCGACGATTTCCGTTGATAATCCGAAGGAGCCGGTCGAGGTAAATACGGTTAAACTGGCAATGGAAAAAATCATTGCGGGGAACGTGTTCGTTACATCTTCCGGAGATTTCGTCGATTTGAAGGCGGCGCGCCTTGTCGAGCGGAATGTCGAGGAAGTGGAACTTATCTGA
- a CDS encoding DUF1659 domain-containing protein — protein sequence MASQIPVSSTLRIDFETGLNEKGALVFKRRAFSNIKVEATADQLFSAAVSIASVQNYPMGEVTRVDTYSLIG from the coding sequence ATGGCAAGTCAGATTCCAGTTTCAAGTACGTTGCGGATCGATTTTGAGACGGGGTTAAATGAAAAAGGGGCTCTCGTTTTCAAGCGGAGGGCATTTTCGAACATCAAGGTCGAGGCGACGGCGGATCAGTTGTTTTCGGCAGCTGTTTCAATCGCAAGTGTGCAGAATTATCCAATGGGTGAAGTGACCCGGGTGGATACGTATTCATTGATAGGCTAA
- a CDS encoding sporulation protein, producing MDRTIGYLREILSNYTDQYPEAQDIYNKIKSGQFHSEEELVNNLSGREASLLNHILPKEIKHAKEASDTERVTQLSEVYELILI from the coding sequence ATGGATCGTACGATTGGTTACTTACGTGAGATATTATCTAACTATACGGACCAATATCCTGAAGCACAGGACATTTATAATAAAATCAAAAGCGGGCAATTTCATTCTGAAGAAGAACTCGTCAATAATCTATCCGGAAGGGAAGCCAGCCTCCTTAACCATATTCTTCCTAAGGAAATCAAGCATGCGAAGGAAGCGAGTGATACGGAACGAGTCACGCAATTATCAGAGGTATATGAACTGATTCTTATATGA
- a CDS encoding helix-turn-helix transcriptional regulator: protein MKNLKLKLARVEKDLSQDELAKIVGVSRQTIGLIESGKYNPSLSLCVGICKALSRTLDDLFWEED, encoded by the coding sequence TTGAAAAATTTGAAACTGAAGCTTGCGAGAGTAGAAAAGGACTTGTCACAAGATGAACTGGCCAAGATTGTCGGCGTTTCCAGGCAAACGATAGGATTGATTGAATCAGGAAAGTATAATCCCTCCTTAAGTTTGTGTGTCGGTATTTGTAAAGCATTATCGCGTACATTGGATGATTTGTTTTGGGAGGAAGACTGA
- a CDS encoding DUF6773 family protein: MMGLFKRTKKITDERVEHVRNKIYKEMYHVILAICLVSALFKLYKYGAGSGELYLEFVILVAGGLYYLARSIFLGVFWDEVEMHDRTSKTPMSRKTILGSVIFALIIAIIMGVNSAVSYADGSSQGVWYFVLVSFVSVMIYLPILLLFFGGIYLLAKKVGMKNSEDNKKL; this comes from the coding sequence ATGATGGGATTATTTAAACGGACGAAAAAAATTACGGATGAGCGGGTTGAGCATGTAAGAAATAAAATTTATAAAGAAATGTACCACGTCATCTTGGCCATTTGCCTGGTGAGTGCACTTTTCAAACTATATAAATATGGTGCAGGCAGCGGGGAGTTATATTTGGAATTCGTGATCCTTGTTGCAGGAGGGCTGTATTACTTAGCTCGTTCCATTTTCTTAGGTGTATTCTGGGATGAAGTGGAGATGCATGACCGCACAAGCAAAACGCCGATGAGCAGGAAGACGATTCTTGGGTCGGTTATTTTTGCACTCATCATCGCTATAATCATGGGGGTGAATAGTGCTGTATCCTATGCGGATGGCAGTTCCCAAGGCGTATGGTATTTTGTATTGGTATCGTTTGTGTCCGTTATGATCTATTTACCGATTTTACTTTTGTTTTTTGGCGGTATATACTTGCTTGCGAAGAAAGTCGGAATGAAAAATAGCGAAGATAATAAGAAATTGTAG